One segment of Gammaproteobacteria bacterium DNA contains the following:
- a CDS encoding MCE family protein codes for MSEPYLEKTATEPLPEVVLEQRSRFSLVWLIPLVALAIGAWLAYKTYSEQGPTITITFNTAEGLEAGKTKLKYKNVEFGQVDHITLNEDLSQVIVTAKLVKGAERYLTDKTRFWVERARVSAGQVSGLSTLFAGAYIAIDPVTEGQRAYAFKGLETPPPITADTPGSRFTLRAAELGSLDIGSPVYFRAIKVGQVTNYRLANNGQDVEIKIFINAPHDQLVRADTRFWNASGLDVTLDASGVKIDTASVVSLMIGGVAFETPVSLETGQPAEPSAVFQLYPNRQSIKEGSYVRKSYWLLHFTSSVRGLTVGAPVEYRGIRIGQVIDIKLELDLNEVIARIPVLIEIESDRLQWIGKTPDYDNEREFKKFQKHLWNQLVAKGLRAQLKTGNLLTGALIVDLDVYPDAPSQTIRWGKSYPELPTVPTSLEEIRNVLTRILEKLQRLPLEEIGEDLRKSLASLRQTAAETEKLTRTLNTSTLPEVTATLNRLQKTLAAAEKSLQAGEKTLITAEEALAKDSPLQRETQRTLKELSAAARSFRLLMDYLERHPEALIQGKTR; via the coding sequence ATGAGTGAACCGTATCTTGAAAAAACCGCAACCGAGCCGCTTCCCGAGGTCGTCCTGGAGCAACGCAGCCGCTTTTCGCTGGTCTGGCTCATTCCCTTGGTCGCGCTCGCCATCGGCGCTTGGCTGGCCTACAAGACCTATTCCGAGCAGGGGCCGACCATTACCATCACCTTCAACACCGCCGAGGGACTGGAAGCCGGTAAAACCAAACTCAAGTATAAAAATGTCGAATTCGGGCAAGTCGATCACATTACGCTCAACGAAGATCTCTCCCAGGTCATTGTGACCGCTAAGCTGGTTAAGGGCGCCGAACGCTATCTGACCGACAAAACGCGGTTCTGGGTCGAGCGGGCGCGGGTTTCCGCAGGTCAGGTCAGCGGACTCAGCACCCTATTCGCCGGTGCGTATATCGCCATCGATCCGGTGACCGAGGGTCAGCGCGCTTATGCGTTTAAGGGATTGGAAACGCCTCCGCCGATCACCGCCGATACGCCGGGAAGTCGGTTTACCCTGCGAGCCGCCGAACTCGGGTCGCTGGATATCGGTTCGCCCGTCTATTTTCGCGCGATCAAAGTCGGACAAGTCACCAATTATCGGTTGGCTAACAACGGACAGGATGTGGAGATCAAAATTTTCATTAATGCGCCCCATGACCAGTTGGTGCGCGCCGACACCCGCTTCTGGAATGCCTCCGGACTTGACGTCACCCTGGACGCGAGTGGGGTCAAGATCGATACAGCTTCCGTGGTCAGCCTGATGATCGGCGGCGTTGCTTTCGAGACGCCTGTTAGCCTCGAAACCGGGCAACCCGCCGAACCGAGCGCCGTTTTTCAGCTCTATCCGAATCGGCAAAGCATCAAGGAGGGCAGCTATGTCCGCAAGAGCTACTGGTTGTTACACTTTACCAGCTCGGTTCGCGGTCTGACCGTGGGCGCGCCCGTGGAATATCGGGGCATCCGTATTGGTCAGGTCATTGATATTAAACTGGAGCTTGATCTTAATGAAGTCATTGCGCGCATTCCGGTCCTGATTGAAATCGAATCCGATCGGCTGCAATGGATCGGTAAAACACCAGATTATGACAATGAACGGGAGTTTAAAAAGTTCCAGAAGCACCTCTGGAATCAACTGGTCGCTAAGGGACTGCGCGCGCAACTTAAGACTGGCAATCTTCTTACCGGCGCGCTGATCGTCGATCTGGATGTTTATCCAGATGCGCCCTCTCAAACCATTCGCTGGGGCAAGTCCTATCCCGAATTGCCTACCGTGCCCACGTCGCTGGAAGAAATTCGTAACGTCCTGACGCGAATTCTGGAAAAGTTGCAGCGCTTGCCCTTGGAAGAAATTGGTGAAGATTTACGGAAAAGCCTGGCGTCGCTGCGTCAAACCGCCGCTGAAACCGAGAAACTGACCCGGACGCTGAATACCAGCACGCTCCCTGAAGTGACCGCCACCCTGAATCGATTGCAAAAGACCTTAGCCGCCGCGGAGAAGTCCCTGCAAGCCGGGGAGAAGACGCTGATCACTGCCGAAGAGGCGCTGGCAAAAGATTCGCCACTGCAAAGGGAAACACAGCGGACATTGAAGGAATTGTCAGCCGCCGCCCGTTCCTTCAGACTGCTGATGGACTATCTTGAACGCCATCCAGAAGCGCTGATTCAGGGCAAGACGAGGTAA
- a CDS encoding membrane integrity-associated transporter subunit PqiC: MMNLRGNHRITGAMAGLFMLAGCGSTPPTAFYTLNPLSTPLPATQTGVSRSDVTIGVGPVALPEFLDRPQIVTRTTANRLDVDEFHRWGGSLQEDFARVLVENLSRLLAVNQVSVYPNPEPLDLRYRIVIDIQQFDGRLGEGVTLNAIWTLLDEKAGKPLLTRRFEYRAPAASADYEGLVAAHSAALEAFSHELADALQNAR, translated from the coding sequence ATGATGAACCTGCGAGGAAACCACCGAATCACTGGGGCCATGGCCGGACTTTTCATGCTGGCGGGTTGCGGCAGTACGCCGCCCACCGCGTTTTATACCCTGAATCCGCTGAGTACGCCCTTGCCAGCGACGCAAACCGGCGTATCCCGTAGCGATGTCACAATCGGCGTCGGTCCCGTCGCGCTTCCCGAGTTTCTGGATCGCCCGCAGATCGTGACCCGAACAACCGCCAATCGGCTGGATGTCGATGAATTTCATCGCTGGGGCGGTTCCCTACAAGAGGATTTCGCCCGGGTGCTGGTCGAAAATCTGTCCCGACTGCTGGCGGTGAACCAGGTAAGTGTTTATCCGAATCCGGAACCGCTGGATCTCCGTTACCGGATCGTGATCGACATCCAGCAGTTCGATGGTCGTCTCGGCGAGGGCGTCACCCTCAACGCCATCTGGACGCTGCTAGATGAGAAGGCGGGCAAGCCGTTGCTGACTCGGCGTTTTGAATATCGGGCGCCGGCGGCGTCAGCGGATTATGAGGGGCTGGTCGCCGCGCATAGCGCCGCGCTGGAGGCGTTTAGCCACGAGCTGGCGGACGCCCTGCAAAACGCCCGGTGA
- a CDS encoding EAL domain-containing protein, producing the protein MPSIYLSLRWKALIVLSIVLALVNASLAFLAYRQAAEQFERQQMAVRDRQIRQLQALLDDGYRQMARLANIVPLLGSDQSDQTINERLHHALDHHGFMLDLEWDIRSVHWIQPNDQAVLLWPNQAQALPAELITRLQGSPEQTATLLTCAPDCYQYLAAPLLWQGRSTGALALGRSVADALLTFHALTGAEVAIWVEQAPMPFPVITHPEQVESLLRDADLAQLDVPGNANTLLIKRGGNWFEIFRLLDLMPEVDVLLINTVTAQRQAIAKVTRNSILIGILGLVLSEGLLLLMMQTLVRRLRRLAGLLPLLADDQFAELRDRLPTLNGQLPLRDEMDLMIDAVDALSERMEHIQHDREAARSELVWLADHDPLTRLLNRRRFNQDLTKLIDEAVREGYSGALLFIDLDQFKDVNDISGHPVGDILLQRVAEQLEMLIGAEGVLGRFGGDEFALALPQANSKQAIAIAEQVQTRICAVIVRNHGLRHQVSASIGIVLFPEHGVETQQLLADADLAMYQAKERGRGRWYLFSPADQGRELANARVLWSERITEALIEDRFELHFQPIMELATGSVQRKEALLRMRDAQGELVYPNHFIPVAEKTGQIHAIDHWVLARSILILQIHPDLQLSVNLSANAMDDPSLLSELKGLLAQYHVDPARLTFEITETVAVDSLQNTQQMMRGIQELSCRFALDDFGSGFASYAYLRQLPVDAVKIDGAFIRNIAHNREDQIFVRAVTDIAHGMGKRVVAEFVENEEILNILRQIGVDYAQGYHIGRPGALLSEKLPPSAQRN; encoded by the coding sequence GTGCCAAGTATATATCTCAGCCTGCGCTGGAAGGCGTTGATCGTCCTGAGCATCGTGTTGGCGCTGGTCAACGCTTCACTGGCGTTCCTTGCCTATCGCCAGGCGGCGGAGCAGTTCGAACGGCAACAAATGGCGGTGCGGGATCGCCAGATTCGCCAACTCCAGGCATTATTGGATGATGGTTATCGGCAAATGGCGCGACTGGCCAATATTGTGCCGTTGCTGGGATCAGATCAATCAGATCAGACGATCAATGAACGCCTGCATCACGCGCTGGATCACCACGGTTTCATGCTGGACCTGGAATGGGATATTCGCTCGGTCCACTGGATTCAGCCCAATGATCAAGCGGTTTTGCTGTGGCCCAACCAGGCTCAGGCGTTGCCCGCCGAACTGATCACGCGACTGCAGGGTTCTCCGGAACAAACCGCCACGCTGCTCACGTGCGCCCCGGATTGCTACCAGTATCTCGCTGCTCCTCTGCTGTGGCAGGGCCGTTCCACCGGCGCTTTGGCATTAGGCCGTTCAGTCGCTGACGCCCTGCTGACTTTCCATGCGCTGACCGGCGCCGAGGTGGCGATCTGGGTTGAACAGGCCCCCATGCCATTCCCGGTGATCACCCATCCAGAACAGGTTGAATCCCTACTGCGCGACGCCGACCTTGCGCAATTGGACGTTCCTGGAAACGCCAATACCCTACTGATCAAACGTGGGGGGAACTGGTTCGAGATCTTTCGGTTGTTGGATCTAATGCCAGAGGTAGACGTCCTGTTAATTAACACGGTCACCGCGCAACGGCAAGCCATCGCCAAGGTCACGCGCAACAGCATTCTCATTGGGATTCTGGGTCTCGTTCTGTCGGAAGGTCTGTTGTTGCTTATGATGCAAACTCTGGTCAGGCGGCTCAGGCGATTGGCGGGATTGTTGCCCCTGCTCGCTGATGATCAGTTCGCTGAATTGCGCGACCGTCTGCCGACCCTGAATGGCCAGTTGCCCCTGCGCGACGAGATGGACCTGATGATCGACGCCGTTGATGCCCTGTCGGAGCGTATGGAGCATATTCAGCACGACCGGGAAGCCGCACGATCGGAACTGGTCTGGCTGGCGGATCACGATCCCTTGACCCGGCTGCTCAACCGTCGCCGCTTCAATCAGGATTTGACGAAGCTGATTGATGAAGCGGTTCGCGAAGGTTACAGCGGAGCGCTACTGTTCATTGACTTGGACCAATTTAAAGATGTCAACGATATCAGTGGCCACCCGGTCGGCGATATCTTGTTGCAACGGGTGGCGGAGCAATTGGAGATGCTGATTGGCGCGGAGGGAGTTTTGGGGCGATTTGGCGGGGATGAATTCGCTCTAGCGCTGCCCCAGGCTAACTCGAAACAGGCTATTGCGATTGCCGAGCAGGTGCAAACGCGCATCTGCGCAGTGATCGTGCGCAATCATGGCTTGCGGCATCAAGTCTCCGCCAGTATCGGTATCGTGCTGTTTCCGGAACACGGCGTTGAAACCCAGCAATTGTTGGCGGACGCCGATCTGGCCATGTACCAAGCCAAGGAGCGGGGACGGGGCCGCTGGTATTTGTTCTCTCCAGCAGACCAGGGACGGGAGCTGGCCAATGCCCGGGTGTTGTGGTCGGAGCGGATCACCGAGGCGTTGATCGAGGATCGCTTTGAATTACACTTCCAGCCCATCATGGAACTGGCGACCGGCAGTGTGCAGCGAAAAGAGGCGTTGCTGCGCATGCGTGATGCTCAAGGAGAATTGGTCTATCCCAATCATTTCATTCCGGTTGCCGAGAAAACCGGCCAGATTCACGCCATCGATCACTGGGTGTTGGCGCGGTCGATCCTGATTCTGCAAATTCACCCGGACCTGCAATTATCGGTCAATCTTTCTGCCAACGCCATGGACGATCCTTCGCTGTTATCGGAACTGAAGGGATTACTAGCGCAATACCATGTTGATCCAGCGCGGCTTACCTTTGAAATTACCGAAACGGTCGCCGTTGATAGCTTGCAAAACACCCAGCAGATGATGCGCGGCATCCAGGAACTCAGTTGCCGATTCGCGCTGGACGACTTTGGCAGTGGTTTCGCGTCTTATGCCTATCTGCGCCAATTGCCGGTGGACGCGGTCAAGATCGATGGGGCCTTTATTCGCAACATTGCCCATAATCGCGAAGATCAGATTTTTGTCCGCGCCGTGACCGATATCGCCCACGGCATGGGTAAGCGGGTAGTGGCTGAATTTGTTGAAAATGAAGAAATTCTGAATATCCTGCGGCAAATTGGGGTCGACTACGCGCAGGGGTATCATATTGGCCGACCGGGGGCATTGCTTTCTGAAAAACTTCCCCCTAGCGCTCAACGCAATTGA
- a CDS encoding ABC transporter ATP-binding protein — translation MTPFLELCDLDVAYPPRKVIREVSLTLHCAGIGCLLGPSGCGKTTLLRAIAGFEPLQRGSIRLEGIELSRPGWTLPPEQRRIGMMFQDLALFPHLTVSDNIAFGLRGWKATERRARVDELLRLVSLEEFAKRHPHQISGGQQQRVALARALAPRPRLLLLDEPFSSLDVSLREDLAREVRTILLREGTGGLLVSHDQFEAFTFADEIGVLDTGWLRQWDSAYNLYHQPANRFVASFIGQGVLLAGRIGENGQANTELGDIEGESPAGCVAGDDVEILVRPDDVIHDDASPLKAEVAERAFRGAEFLYTLNLPSGARLLCLAPSHHNHALGQQIGIRLDIDHVVMFRRNWSVNCVER, via the coding sequence ATGACCCCCTTTCTTGAACTATGCGATCTTGATGTCGCCTATCCGCCCCGGAAAGTGATCCGGGAAGTCTCGCTGACCCTGCATTGCGCCGGCATTGGCTGTCTGCTTGGCCCTAGCGGCTGCGGCAAGACTACGCTGCTGCGAGCTATTGCCGGTTTTGAACCACTGCAGCGCGGCTCCATCCGTCTGGAAGGCATTGAACTTAGCCGACCCGGTTGGACGTTGCCGCCGGAGCAACGGCGAATCGGCATGATGTTCCAGGATTTGGCGCTGTTTCCACATCTAACCGTCAGCGATAATATCGCCTTCGGTCTGCGCGGCTGGAAAGCAACGGAGCGGCGGGCACGGGTCGATGAGTTATTACGCCTGGTCAGCCTGGAAGAATTCGCCAAGCGTCATCCGCATCAAATCTCCGGAGGTCAACAACAACGGGTGGCCCTGGCCCGGGCGCTGGCCCCGCGTCCGCGACTGCTGTTGCTGGATGAGCCTTTCTCCAGTCTGGACGTGAGCTTGCGGGAAGATCTGGCGCGAGAGGTGCGCACCATCCTGTTACGGGAAGGCACGGGCGGTCTGCTGGTCAGCCACGACCAGTTTGAAGCCTTCACCTTTGCCGATGAAATCGGTGTGCTGGATACCGGCTGGCTACGCCAATGGGATAGCGCCTATAACCTTTACCACCAGCCAGCGAATCGCTTTGTCGCCAGCTTCATCGGCCAAGGCGTCTTGCTCGCGGGTCGGATTGGAGAAAATGGCCAGGCGAATACCGAACTGGGCGACATCGAAGGGGAATCGCCGGCGGGTTGTGTAGCGGGCGATGATGTGGAAATCCTGGTGCGTCCAGACGATGTGATCCATGACGACGCCAGCCCGCTCAAGGCGGAAGTCGCCGAGCGAGCGTTTCGGGGCGCGGAGTTTTTATACACGCTCAACCTGCCCAGCGGCGCGCGGCTGTTGTGCCTGGCGCCCAGCCATCATAACCACGCCCTGGGACAACAGATCGGCATTCGCCTGGATATCGATCATGTGGTCATGTTTCGGCGCAACTGGTCAGTCAATTGCGTTGAGCGCTAG
- a CDS encoding iron ABC transporter permease, which produces MSLSRRAKSTWIGARGFDRWTLLVVGVALLLALPVFAVFFTALQPAGDVWRHLVDTVLADYVLNSVALMLGVGLGTLIIGAPTAWLTAICEFPGRRWFEWALLLPMAIPAYIIAYTYTGLLDFAGPVQTLLRETFGWSRQDYAFPEIRSLPGAVLMLALVLYPYVYLLARAAFLEQSAAVLEVSRSLGAGPWRRFLAVTLPLARPALIAGMSLVQMEALADYGAVQYFGISTFTTGIFRVWFGMNDPTAAAQLAALLLLFVFTLLVLERLSRRQARFHHTGQRTQRPLRLQLTGRWQWLATGTCLLPLLFGFLIPAGQLAVWTWRTAPKVIDDRFLELTSHSLLLASGSALLILLLALLLGYGQRLQPRPMVQLAVRGAGLGYAAPGAVLAIGVMLPFAAIDRTVDGWAREWLGLSTGLLLSGTLFAMLFAYCTQFLPVALHSVEAGLTRIRPSMDDAARTLGAKPRQVLWRVHIPILRSSLLTALLMVFVDVLKELPATLILRPFNFNTLAVRAYELASDERLADSASFALAIVLAGIGPVILLSRAISRARSGYDPLS; this is translated from the coding sequence TTGAGCCTTTCCCGCAGGGCAAAAAGTACTTGGATAGGGGCTAGAGGTTTCGACCGCTGGACGCTACTGGTGGTCGGAGTCGCCCTGTTGCTGGCCTTGCCCGTGTTCGCTGTATTTTTCACCGCCCTGCAACCGGCAGGCGACGTTTGGCGACATCTGGTCGATACAGTGCTAGCCGATTATGTGCTGAATTCGGTGGCGCTAATGCTCGGGGTCGGGTTGGGAACCTTGATCATTGGGGCGCCTACCGCCTGGCTCACCGCAATCTGCGAATTTCCTGGCCGGCGCTGGTTCGAGTGGGCGCTCCTGCTGCCCATGGCGATTCCTGCCTATATCATCGCCTATACCTATACCGGCCTATTGGATTTCGCCGGCCCGGTGCAGACCTTGCTGCGCGAAACCTTCGGTTGGAGCCGGCAGGATTACGCCTTTCCCGAAATCCGTTCCCTGCCGGGCGCGGTGCTGATGCTGGCGCTGGTGTTGTATCCCTACGTCTATCTGCTGGCGCGCGCGGCGTTTCTGGAACAGTCGGCGGCAGTGCTGGAAGTCAGCCGCAGTCTGGGCGCCGGACCCTGGCGGCGCTTCCTGGCCGTGACCCTGCCCCTGGCGCGACCGGCGCTGATTGCCGGTATGTCGCTGGTGCAAATGGAGGCCCTGGCCGACTACGGCGCCGTGCAGTACTTTGGAATCAGCACCTTCACTACCGGTATCTTCCGAGTCTGGTTTGGGATGAACGATCCCACTGCCGCCGCACAACTGGCGGCGCTTTTGCTGCTGTTCGTATTCACCCTGCTGGTGCTGGAGCGGCTGTCCCGACGACAGGCCCGGTTTCATCATACCGGTCAACGCACTCAGCGCCCATTGCGTCTGCAATTGACCGGTCGATGGCAATGGCTGGCGACCGGGACGTGTCTGTTACCGCTCCTGTTCGGCTTTCTGATTCCGGCGGGACAGCTGGCCGTCTGGACTTGGCGGACCGCGCCAAAAGTTATCGACGACCGCTTTCTGGAACTGACCAGTCACAGCCTTCTGCTGGCGAGCGGGAGCGCGCTGTTGATTCTGCTGTTGGCGCTGCTGCTCGGTTATGGCCAGCGTTTGCAGCCACGTCCGATGGTGCAATTGGCGGTGCGCGGCGCTGGACTCGGTTATGCGGCGCCTGGCGCGGTGCTGGCCATTGGCGTGATGCTGCCCTTTGCCGCGATTGATCGCACCGTCGATGGCTGGGCGCGCGAGTGGCTGGGCCTCTCCACTGGATTATTGCTCAGCGGAACCTTGTTTGCCATGTTGTTCGCCTACTGCACCCAATTTCTGCCGGTTGCGCTGCACAGCGTCGAGGCCGGGCTAACCCGTATTCGACCGAGCATGGATGACGCCGCGCGCACGCTGGGCGCGAAACCGCGTCAAGTGTTATGGCGCGTTCATATCCCGATCCTGCGCAGCAGCCTGTTGACCGCTTTGCTCATGGTATTCGTGGATGTGCTCAAGGAATTGCCAGCGACGCTGATTCTACGCCCATTCAACTTCAATACCCTGGCGGTGCGCGCCTACGAACTAGCCTCGGACGAACGGCTGGCGGATTCGGCCAGTTTTGCCCTGGCTATTGTGCTGGCTGGCATCGGCCCTGTGATCCTGCTCAGCCGCGCCATCAGCCGCGCGAGATCCGGTTATGACCCCCTTTCTTGA
- a CDS encoding Fe(3+) ABC transporter substrate-binding protein, with amino-acid sequence MGLLAIPALAGGEVNIYSARKEDLIKPLLDDFSKQTGITINLVTGKEAELLQRLQSEGINTPADLLLTSDAGRLAAARQAGVLQTIHSAALEKHIPSAYRDPEGYWYGLSVRARPIIYAKDRVKPGELSTYENLAASDWKGKICVRSSDSIYNQSLVAGMIAHHGEAKTEAWAKGLVANFARSPKGGDRDQIKAVAAGECDLTLANTYYLGGMVTSSDQTEQAAAAQVAVFWPNATTTGVHVNISGAGVTAHAKNRDNAVKLLEFLTDDKAQRWYADVNNEYPVNPAIPPSATLKAWGEFKADTLNVAKLGELNAEAVKLMDRAGWK; translated from the coding sequence ATGGGTCTGCTCGCCATACCCGCGCTGGCTGGTGGCGAAGTCAACATCTACTCAGCACGCAAGGAAGACCTGATCAAGCCGTTGCTGGACGATTTCTCGAAGCAAACCGGCATCACTATCAATCTGGTGACAGGCAAGGAAGCCGAATTGCTACAACGCCTGCAAAGCGAGGGCATTAATACCCCTGCTGACCTGTTGTTGACCTCCGATGCAGGCCGGTTGGCGGCTGCCCGTCAAGCCGGCGTGTTGCAAACAATCCACTCGGCAGCGCTTGAAAAGCATATTCCCTCTGCTTATCGCGATCCTGAAGGTTACTGGTACGGTTTATCTGTTCGCGCCCGGCCGATCATTTACGCCAAGGATCGAGTCAAGCCAGGCGAGTTATCCACCTATGAGAATCTAGCCGCATCCGACTGGAAGGGCAAAATTTGTGTGCGCTCCTCCGACAGCATCTACAACCAGTCGCTGGTGGCGGGGATGATCGCTCATCACGGTGAAGCTAAAACCGAAGCATGGGCCAAGGGGTTAGTCGCCAACTTCGCCCGTTCGCCCAAAGGGGGTGATCGAGATCAGATTAAGGCGGTCGCTGCCGGCGAATGCGATCTGACTCTGGCCAATACCTATTATCTGGGCGGCATGGTCACCTCCAGCGATCAGACGGAGCAGGCCGCAGCGGCCCAGGTCGCTGTGTTTTGGCCGAACGCCACGACGACTGGCGTTCATGTCAACATCAGCGGCGCCGGAGTCACCGCCCACGCCAAAAACCGGGACAACGCCGTCAAACTCCTGGAATTTCTGACGGACGACAAAGCACAACGCTGGTATGCCGACGTGAATAACGAATATCCGGTCAATCCGGCGATTCCACCCAGCGCTACCCTCAAAGCCTGGGGCGAATTCAAAGCGGATACGTTGAACGTAGCGAAACTGGGCGAATTGAATGCCGAAGCCGTTAAGCTCATGGACCGGGCCGGGTGGAAGTAG